Sequence from the Hylaeus volcanicus isolate JK05 chromosome 1, UHH_iyHylVolc1.0_haploid, whole genome shotgun sequence genome:
GCCTAACGAAAGAGGGTCGACGAGTGATCGTGATGCGAGGTATCGAAAAGGACGTGCCCACTCCAAACGTCTCCGAGGCACTGAAGCTGGTCATGATGATAGGCGACATACGCTTGAACGAAGAACAGGTCGGGGTGGCTGGCGACGTGTACATTCTGGACGCCAGCTGTGCCACCCCCGCGCACTTCGCCAAATTCACCACCGGCATCGTGAAGAAATTCCTCGTGTGCGTCCAGGAGGCCTACCCTGTGAAGCTGAAGGAGGTGCACGTGGTGAACGTCAGCCCCCTCGTCGACACCATCGTCAAGTTTGTGAAACCGTTCCTCAAGGAAAAGATACGCAACAGGATCTTCATGCACAGCGACATTAAGACCCTCTACAAGTATATCCCCAGGGAGATACTGCCTGAGGAGTACGGCGGCGACGCTGGACCCATTCAAGCTATCCACGGTACGTTGGAAGTCTCCTTGTAGCtgacatttttaaagaatgaGAGCTTTTCAATTAGCACAGGTCATATTTAACGATTACAGGATGTTTCACAGGTCTGTTTACAGGTTTCGAACAACcctttataaaataatgttcttttaatcgatgctttaattaaaacgtgcTTGCAAATGGTTTCTTCTAGAATGTCAAAGCGTCTACAGGATGTCTAGATGTAGCTTAAGAGGTTAACTTCACCCTAGTAGTTTAATCCACCCTGTACCTTAAAGAAGGGTTTGTCAGCAAGTAGTTGCACCAAAGAGAAATCACTTGCTTTCGAATCTTGATTCAGATTTCCCCCCTCGTTGGAATTTCCTTCTACATACTTTAAAGGGTCTTACGAAATGCGTGTAGATTGTACAAGATGGTTAGGAACGATCGTAAGAGAGAAGGTGAAGGTGTACGCCGCGCGGCAAAGCGAGGAAAAGGAGCTGGACAAACGCAGCTCCGCAAATTACACTCTTTGGAAGTCCGAGCGGTTCAAACTCGTGGTGAAAGGTGCGCCTGGCGGTAGAAAACTATGTACGCGCTTGAAGCAATCGCCTAGTCTTTGCGAGGAGAATTAACAGGAGAAAACTTTGCCGTTTCAGGCTTCTATACTTCGTGCgctatttttctctttatccTTGTATCGAGTCTTATATTACCAACATATTTTCTCGTTATATATAAGAAGAATTTTCTCAggagaattttcattatagGTTGAAGGTTGCAAATATtggatgtttatttttgttttcagacGTCTGGGTGAAGAAGCTGGAAGAGTATGGCCCATGGTTTAAGGAGCAGGAGTCTGTGAAGGCGAACGAGGACCTTCGACCAGGGAAGCCAAAGACTCACGACGACCTGTTCGGCATCGATGGGTCGTTCCGACAACTGACCATCGATTAAAATTAGCCTCgagtaattttcttttcggtgctaatgcaaagaaaattttccataaaaatataagagaaGAATACGTGTACGAGGgatatgtatatagattaaCGTGATTATGCAGGTTGACAAGCTTTAAGATAACATTAATAGTAATCCGTTCGcagagtatatttttttatttgtttttgataaataaaacaccGGTTTCATGGGGTCGTTGAGGATGCCAAATGCAGACgtcgtgaatttattttgtacataaacagaaatattacgCTGGTCAAAGTAGTCCAAGGAGACCTTAAGTGTATAGATTGTtcagaagaataaataaaatttaagtgatGAAAGAAATGTACAATGATACTATTATTAAATCGAAGTATAGTAACTTTGCAATCTCAGACGAGCATTAGAGTAATCGTtccaagtaaatatttctacatttcttttaccatatattttagaatgttATTCAAGTAGAAAATGATGCCTccgtgttctttttttcttttaatgtacAATCATAATTTTCTGCTTGAAATAAATCATCGTATCCACCGctccaaaataataatttatatattcctcTGTTTCAGTTTAAGACTAAACTTTCGCAACACGAAATATTAATCTACGAAGACATGAACTATACAGTGTTAAATTTTCCAgtgtttaaatttcttttgaataatatatacaaaactcaaaacataaaagaaatattaaaagcgatacaatttttaaaaattctaaatcgCGTTCTAAGTCCATTTTCAAGGCACTCGAAACTTTCAAGCAATATACCGAAGAATCAATTTGCTCGGCGTGCCACTTTTTCTTGCGCAATTACACGCTGACATTATACTCTCCACTGAAGACTACAATTAATTTGACCTGTTCGCGTGGAAGCCAAAAAGAAAGATCTGTTAGAAAAGAATGCAATGGCGAGTGAAAGTCACCGACCATGTCCCAAAGAACGTATCTAAATTGCGCGGCTTTCCGTTTACGTTTACCCGTTCCTCTGGTGCAATTAAAATGATCAGGCAATCGGGCGCAACGTGAAACGATTTTGCAGCCTATCTGTAGAAAACTGCATTCCAAAAATTCATGACatctcgaattaaattttaccacGAACGCGTA
This genomic interval carries:
- the LOC128873163 gene encoding alpha-tocopherol transfer protein-like gives rise to the protein MLLIQPTGEMSEKIRVELNENVATRDKDLEIIKEWLAKQPHLPNSFDDQRLMTFLRGCKFSLEKCKRKLDMYFTMRAAVPEFFTGRDANRPEIREILNLVQIPPLPGLTKEGRRVIVMRGIEKDVPTPNVSEALKLVMMIGDIRLNEEQVGVAGDVYILDASCATPAHFAKFTTGIVKKFLVCVQEAYPVKLKEVHVVNVSPLVDTIVKFVKPFLKEKIRNRIFMHSDIKTLYKYIPREILPEEYGGDAGPIQAIHDVWVKKLEEYGPWFKEQESVKANEDLRPGKPKTHDDLFGIDGSFRQLTID